From the Candidatus Hydrogenedens sp. genome, the window GTGCATTATAAAAATGGCTGAACTCGACCGTCTCATACATGAACCTGCCCGTTTGAGAATTTTGACAATTCTTGCGGGAGTAGAGGCGGCTGATTTTAATTTTTTATTAAATACCTTGGGTTTAACGAAGGGAAATCTTTCTTCACATATGGACCGACTTGAAAAAGCAGGATATGTAAAAGTCGAGAAATCATTTAATGGACGTGTTCCTCACACGGAGTTTCAAATTACCCCTCAAGGGAAAGAAGCATTAGAGGAATATTGGAGACAATTAGATAGTATTAGAAATTTAAATACAAAATCGGAAGGGAAAGAATAATCCAGATTTTTGTTTTATATATTAAGTTTTAACGAATTATCTTCACCAGATTTTCCAACAGAATAGAACACTGTTCTTTTGTCCCAATCGTAATGCGTAATGTGTTTTCTAACCGTCTCATAGGAAAATAACGAACGAAAATATTTTTCTCTTTTAATTTTAAATATATTTCTTGAGCAGAGGGGTTTCCATTCCATATAGCGAGTAAAAAGTTAGATTGAGAATTAGGGACAATAAAACCAAGTTTTTGTAACTCTTTCTGTAAGAAACGCCGTGTTGCTTTAATGGTTTCAATGTGGTTCGATATTTGATTATAGTTTTCCAATGCTTTTATCCCGATTTTTTGGGTTAAAACATTTACATTGTAAGAGTCTTTTACTTTAAACATATCGGATATAAGTTCAGGATTGCCTACGGCAAATCCCAAACGAACTCCTGCAAGACTAAACGATTTAGAAAAGGTCCTACCTATAATTACATTAGGATATTCCTTTGCCCACGAGATATAACTGAAATCACAAAAGTCTACATAAGCTTCATCAATAAATATTATTTGTTCTTGATTACTACAAATCTCTTTCATGATTTCAGGAGGTGTAGGAACTCCACTGGGTGCATTAGGGTGTGTTATAAGCAGTAATTTAGAAGAGTTCCATGTAAAAGGTGGGACTATATTAAAATCTTCATTTAAGTCATGATATTGAAATTTACATCCCTGTAAATCTGCAAGGACTTCGTATAGTGAATATGTGGGATATGTAGCAGATATTGTTTCATGATAATCAACAAAGGTCCGTATTAATATCGAAAGGATTTCATCCATACCATTTCCCACGAGAATCCATCGTTCATCGGGGATATCATATGTATGGGCAATTTTTTGTCGAAGTTCCAATGCAAGTGGGTCTGGATATTTCCGTAATTGTTCTGAAGTAATTTCTTTTAATGCTTGCAAAACTTCAATAGGAGGAGGAAACGGGTTTTCATTTGTATTTAATTTGATTACATGGGTTTCTTTAGGTTGTTCTCCCGGAGTATATCCTTCTATTTTATTTAATCTCTGAACACAATATTTACTCATAACGGGTATCCCTTCGGTTTCCTGTTCGTATTTCTACGGAAAATGCATGAGCAGTTAATCCTTCAATTTCCGCAAAGGATATAATATCATTTGCTTGACTTAGCAATCGGCTTTGAGAATAGAAAATATAATTTGAAACTTTTCGGAAGTCTTCTACTGTTAACGGGGAACTGAAACGGGCTCTTCTACCTGTAGGTAGGATATGATTGGGACCTGCGATATAATCCCCTACGGCTACAGGGGTCATACTACCAAGCATAATGGCTCCTGCATTTTTTATTTTATCCTCAATTTTGCGAGGGAATTCTGTTTGTATATTTAAATGTTCCGGTGCAAAATAATTGGTTATCTCAATAACCTCATCCCAATCCCTTGCTATAATATACGCTCCATAATTATTAAGGGATTTTTCAATAATATCTTTCCGTTTAAGGTTCTCTAAAAATTGATGTAATTTTTTATCAACTTCAAAAATAATATCTTTATCCGATTGTGTCGTGAGTAAAACGGAGCATGCATTTTCGTCGTGTTCAGCTTGGGCAAGTAATTCTGAAGTTACAAAATCAGGATTTGCATTTTTATCTGCGATAACGAGAACTTCTGAAGGTCCTGCTTCACAGTCA encodes:
- a CDS encoding transcriptional regulator, producing the protein MAELDRLIHEPARLRILTILAGVEAADFNFLLNTLGLTKGNLSSHMDRLEKAGYVKVEKSFNGRVPHTEFQITPQGKEALEEYWRQLDSIRNLNTKSEGKE
- the hisC gene encoding histidinol-phosphate transaminase, encoding MSKYCVQRLNKIEGYTPGEQPKETHVIKLNTNENPFPPPIEVLQALKEITSEQLRKYPDPLALELRQKIAHTYDIPDERWILVGNGMDEILSILIRTFVDYHETISATYPTYSLYEVLADLQGCKFQYHDLNEDFNIVPPFTWNSSKLLLITHPNAPSGVPTPPEIMKEICSNQEQIIFIDEAYVDFCDFSYISWAKEYPNVIIGRTFSKSFSLAGVRLGFAVGNPELISDMFKVKDSYNVNVLTQKIGIKALENYNQISNHIETIKATRRFLQKELQKLGFIVPNSQSNFLLAIWNGNPSAQEIYLKLKEKNIFVRYFPMRRLENTLRITIGTKEQCSILLENLVKIIR